CGACTCCAAGGATAATTGCGGCTGCTCCTGAGTCTGCTGCATGGGCGATTAATTGTCCGGTGCCGTAGCTTGTTGCCGTCCAGGGGGAGCGTTGATTGACGGGAATCGATTGCAGGCCACTGGCTTCGGCCATTTCAATAATGGCCACCTGGCCCCAGCCGGGAAGTTTGAGCATGCTGCGGACGGGATCGGGCACATTGCTTACATCAACAAAGCCAACTCGGCCTGTTTGTGGGACAAGTTGTGGACCGAAAACGGGGACTTGCTCAAAGTCGCCATACAAAGCTTTTGTCAGGATTTCACAGAAACCTTCTCCGCCATCAGTCAGTGGTGCCGTACTAATTGTCCAGGTTGGATGCGCACGCAAAAGAGCCTCCTCCGCAATCAGGCAGGCCTCAGCAGCGGTCATCGAATCCTTGAATTTGTCAAATGCGACAAGGATATGCATGGCGGGCGAGTATGATGGGCAATTCGCGGTGGGCAATGCTCAACCGTTAAGAAATGCATTTTGAGTGAGAGGATTTAAAAAATAAAAGAGTGGTGAAGCAGTTAGGGGCAGTTTGAATTCTTGCACCAAAAGAGTTTTTCTCCTTCTCACTTCTGCCTTCTCCCGTCTCACTATACCAAGCGTGAGAAAGATCATCCACATTGATATGGACTGCTTCTATGCCGCGATTGAGATTCGTGAGCGTCCAGAGCTGGCGGACAAACCGGTGGCGGTTGGTGGTCAGAGTCGCAGAGGTGTTCTCACAACCTGCAATTATGTCGCACGGGAGTTTGGAGTGCGTTCGGCGATGCCTGTTTTTAAAGCACTCCAGCTATGTCCGCGCCTGGTTTGCCTTCCGATTCGATTTGATCTTTACCGTCGCGAGTCTGCCCGCATTCGGGAAATCTTTTCACGATATAGTAAGTTGGTTGAGCCATTGTCGCTTGATGAAGCTTACTTGGATCTTTCGGATTCGCCCGAGCCGGCGAGTGAATTGGCCAAACGCATTCGTGCTGATATTAAACGTGAAACCGGCTTGACCGCGTCGGCTGGCATTTCTTCCAACAAGCTCGTTGCAAAAATCGCCAGTGATTGGAACAAGCCGGATGGACAGAAGGTGGTTCGCCCTGAGCGGATCGAGGCTTTTATGAGAGACTTGCCTGTGCGTCGCCTGTGGGGCGTTGGTCCGAAGGCGAGTGCGCGTTTTGCTGCGATTGGTATAAAGACGTGTGGTGATTTGCAAAAGCTGGAAGTGGATGAAATCAGGAGGCATTTTGGGAATTTTGGTTTGGAGTTGTATCAGCTTTGTCGTGGCATTGATGATCGCCCGGTTTCTCCTGATCGGCAGCGGAAATCTATGAGCAATGAGCACACTTTCAGTGAAAATATCACGTCACCTGAAGCCTGCGAATGGCCGCTTAAGCGTCAGGTTGAAGAGTTGCTGGAGGACCTGGCGTCGAAACAATCGAACCGGGTAATCCATAAGGCTTTTATTAAATTGAAATTTGATGACTTTTCCAAAACGACAATGGAAACCATTTGTGAGAGGCCGACTTATGAAGTCTACCGTACCCTTCTCGAGTCAGCCTGGAAGCGCGGCACTGGTAAAGTGCGGCTGATTGGCGCGGGTGTTCGTTTTCGTGATGAGGTGGCCTGGGAGCAGATGGAGCTGGATTGGGAGGACTAAATATGCAACCAGTGCTCGCCTTTCGTTTTGGTTTGTTGACCTTTCAGAAAGTATTCGATGCCATCTGGCAGAATCACATTATTGAGTATTGATATGAGTATAGTGACAGAAGGAGTTGAGTTTTTTAATACAACAGTTCTTGAGGATCGCAAGGAGTCGGCGGGGCGGCTATTGCCACGTGTGCCATCCGTGGTTCGCCATGCAATGAGCCCGCATGGGCGTCTTGTTGGCATGACAAGCGTTGGTGCAGAGATTCGCTTTGTGAGTGAGGCTCCAACCTTTAACCTCTATCTTTCAACTACTGGCCCGCATGCTCAAGTGACGGTCTATCGCGGAGAGTATGAGCACTCGAATCATCCAATTGAGGCTGGGAAGGTTCAAGTCATTGAGTTGGGAACACCTCCGAATCTTGCGATGGTTGCAAAAGAGCGTCTGGATGGCGCCTATGATTCATCAGTATGGCGTATTTTTGTTGATCGTGGTGTGATATACTTTCACGGGTTGGATACCTTTGGTTGCCCGACTCGCCCTCCGGAGGCATCTGAACTCCCCAAGGTCAAGTGGCTGGCCTATGGTTCTTCGATTACCAATGCATGGGGCCGGGGCTATCCGCATCAGGCGGCGCGTGAACTCGGGGTTCAGGTGATGAACAAGGGTTTTAGCGGTTCCTGCCACATTGAGCCTCAGTTGGTCGATTACCTTGCTTCACTTGACTGGGACTTTGCGACATGTGAGCTGGGTGTGAATATGCGTGGTAGCTTCGAGCCGAATGAATTCAAAAAGCGTGCTACTTACTTGTTGGACAAATTTCGTTCTGCCAGGCCGGGCAAGCCGGTTGGGCTGATCACGGTTTACCCCAACGCCAATCATTTCCTTGTTGATAAGGAGGATGATATTGAAGCTTCTCGTCAGGCTGCTTTCAGTGATACTCTACGTGCATTGGCGGCCGAGAGGGCGGGGGATGGTGTTTTCCTGATCGAAGGGGACTCCATAATGGATCGCTTCGCGTGTCTGGGCACTGATTTGCTTCATCCTTCCGATTATGGACACATTCGTATGGGGATGAATCTGGCTGGGATTTTACGCGAAAAGCTGTCCACCTTTTCGAAATGACAGGAGCTGTAAGAGTCTCGATGGATAGGGATAGCTTTTGAATCTTATTGGCTAAGTCAAAGGAGTTTTTATTAGGTTTGGTTTGAGTTAATTCATTGGATATGCTCTTTTTGTGCATATAATTGAAAAGATAGTGCAACATTTGATAAAATCTTTTAATTGACATAGTCAGTAAGGGATTTTTAGCTGATTACCGATATGCCTCCCTTGAGCATGTCGATACAAAGCTAAAACATACCCAACCCTTCGGCGATTTACCCACTGAGTTTGCCGATTCAACCCCATCGAAACATGAAAGTACTCATGCGTTGCCAGTTTCTGGCGATTTTTTGCTTACCCTTCCTGGCTCCGTCAGTTTCTTGTGCTGCAGAAGTCTTAAATAATCCGGATTTCGAAGCCGGCTCTACCGACTGGCCGGGTCTTTCTGGTATCGAAACGAATAATGGCAATGTTTATGCGGGCAGCAATTCGGCCCGGATCAATCAGTCGTTTTACTGGAGGCAGGCTTCTCAGACATTTCCCTGTGTGGCAGGTGAGCTCTTGTCCTTTGGCGGATATGTTAAAGTTTCGGCGATTGATCAGGGGTCGGCGGGTATCCGAGTGAGTTATTATGATGCCAGTGATACGAAAATTGGAAGCGATTCGGCTGGTTCAATTTCTGGGACACAGGGCTACACTTTAGTTAGTAATGATGCTGTAGCTCCTGTGAATACTACTTATGCGAAAATGGAACTGTTCGTGGGGAAATCAACGAACGGGTTATATGGGCTCGCTTACTTTGATGACCTCTTCGTTGATACTTTTTCCCATAAGTCGTTCCTGATCTTTGATTCAGATTTTGATTCTGGATTGGACGGATGGTCACATAAAGCACAGGCTCATCATGTTGACTACAACGGAGGCAAGGCTCTCAGGTTTACGCATGCTGGTCATTGGAAGAGTTCATATCATGAGTTTCCCTGTGTCGTCGGTCAGGAGTACGCGGTGAGTTTCGGCATCGCTACCGATGGCTCAACTAGTGGCAGTGGTGTCAGGATTCGCTTTTATGATTCAAGCAATAGTCAATTGTCAGATGAGTACCTCGCTGGTAACTCAGCAGGCACGAGTGCTTACACGCTCTATTCAATGGATGGGATCTTTCCTCCGGCCAATGCGGTAAAAATGCGGTTCATGGGCTATTCCGGAACGGGTGGTTCCGGTGGTTTTTCCTACCTGGATGATGTCACTATTTCTACCGAGCAGGCAGGCGGTTTGCCGTCTCCTAATCTGATTCCTCAGCAACTAACTGAAGTGATGCCCGATCCGGGATTTGAAAATGGTGTGGGAGACTGGACAAGTGGCTTGAGTGTTGAGACAACCAACGTCGCTGTTGGTTCTCAGTCGGCGAGGATACCTGCGTTTCATTTTTTTAAGGCATACAATCACGATTTAATCGCAGCTGGAGCGGGGGAATACTATTCGATGTCAATCAAGCTGGCATTCACTAATATTACGGATAGTCCCGGCATCGTTCTTCAGTTTATCGCTTCGGATGGCACCACTGTCCTGGGTAGCTCGGGTGGGCTCTTTGATGCGGAAGGGACTTTTGGTTATCGTGATTACCGTGTTGATAACGCCCGCACGCCCGCAGGAACGGCTTACATCCGGCCACGTATTTCAATGCCTGCAAATGATGAGCCCGGGTCGGATGCATTCATTGATGAGGTTCATGTCTATAAGGTGACGACATTGCCTGTGAGGGCTGTGCCCACTTATGAGTCGATCAGTGTTTATGTTGGTCGTGAATCGCAATCAACGGACGAGGTCGCACATGTTTATTACCGGGAAGCAGGAACATCGACCTGGTTTGAAGCGCTGGAGCCTATCTTTGATTCTGTGGTCGGCGAGTATCGTGGCAGCATTATCGGATTGAATGAGGATACGGATTACGAAATTCAAGTGGTTCTGGAGGCAAATGGTACTGTGCTTGAAGAAGCTGGAACGACTGTTTCGACTTGGACTTCTACGCCGAATCATGGGGCTGTACAAAATTTCTCCAGCTATGTCTCTGGAGGCAAGGCAGTGATTGAGGACGTTCATGGTACGCCTGATAGCTGGGTAAAGATCGTTGGCACCGGTTCCAACGATTTGGATGCTGGTTATGCCAATGATGTAGCTGTTACGATTGAGAACTGCAGTTATGTCATACTGGAGAATGTCGATATCAAGGGCGGCCGGAGGCACTCCGTAAAAATTGAACATTCTGATAGCATACGCCTGATCAATTGTGAAATGTCTGGGTGGGCGCGTCAGCCAAACTATACAGACGGCACCTATTTTTATGAAAATGCAGGTGATGTTGGAAACTCCAATAAACGAATCAATAAGGATGCTGCGGTTTACATGGTTCTCACCTCGGCGGTTACAATCGAGCGCTGCTATATGCATGACCCAAGGCTTGGAGCTAACAACTGGGGGCCTTCTAATAATAAGCACCCTCTTGGTCCGAATGCCATATACGTCCAGAATATCCTGGGCACTGCTAATTACAAATTAATGGGAAACAGCGTTGTGCGCTACAATGATATGATTGGTAGTGATGGGCTTCGGTGGAATGATGCCATTGAGGGAGAGAACAATAGCTCCGACGGTGGGTCTTTTTACCGCGATAGTGATGTCTATGGAAACATGATTACCTTTGCCAACGATGACTCCACTGAGCTTGATGGAGGTCAAAAGAATGTTCGATTCTTCGGCAATCGTGTGGAGAACTGTTTCGTTGGATTGAGTCTGGCCCCGTGCCGTCTTGGCCCATCCTATGTCTATCGTAATATTATCACCAACATGGGGGACGATCGGGGGATCAGTTATAATATGGTCAAGCTCGGGGGCGGCCCAACTCACTCCAAGGGTAAGTCTTTCTTTTTTAACAACACCTTCTATGCGATTGGTAATGGTCTGGGCGGCGTTGGTTTTGGGAGTGACTCAGGTGACTCACGCAGAATGTTTAAGCTGCAAAGTCGGAACAACATCATCTACTCGCTGCAAAGCTTCCGTAATACCATCAACGATGTTTACCCGGATGTCGATGGATGGAGTAGCTTTGATTATGATAACCTGGCTTCGGCCGGGGCTTCAGTCGCCAAGGTGAACTATGCAGCGGGCAATGAAACCAATGGAATTCTCAATAACTATCCGACTTTCGTAAATGCGGCAGTCGGAGACTTTCGTCCGGCTGGTGGCTCCTCTGCGATTGATAGCGGACTGCCTATGTTTAATTTCGCTGATATTTGGAATGCTGTCGGACCGGATCAGGGCGCCTTGGAGGATGGCGACAGCTCGCTCATTCCGATTCGTCCGATCAACATGACTTCGGACAAATACTTGCTTACGTTGAGTGGCAGTGCCGGTGGGGCAAATCAAACGACCACCTTCAAGCTCACTTCCGGCTCACTTGGTGGATCATGGAGTTACGAGATTCTGAAAAATGACTCCGAAGACTGGCTTACCGTTACCTCTTCAGGCAGTAGTATTGGTTCAAACAGCACCAAGACATTTACGGTGACCTTGTTGAACAGCAGCAAACCGATTGGCACTTATAAGGCAACCATTCTGGTTAAATTTGCAAACGGGCATTCTGTCCCGGTCAGTATCGAAGGAACAGTGAATTAGTAGAGACTGCACTCAGTCGCACATAACCAAAACAAGCACAGCGCTCCGGTCGAATCCGACTGGGGCGCTTTCTTTATGTTCATTTCAATAGCCACTTCACATGCGTTTCCCTGGCACGGGCGCAGAGTGGGCCACCGTCGGATGCAGTCAGGTCAATTTCAACGATGATTGGTTCATCGTTTTTCATCGCGAAGGCGATTGTGTCCCAGGTTAAATGATCGAGCATGATTTTCGTGCCGCGAAACCGCTGGGCGTTCAATGTGTCCGCACCGATGAACCAGCTGAGGCAGAGGAAACGCTCACCCACTTTGCCTTCGACATATGGACCAAGGAAATTTGGACTGCCATCCTTGGACTTGCCGACTTTCACTTCGGCTTCGAACTGCACTTCTTTCAGGTCAGCCGGATGGGGCTCAATCGTTTTCTTATTCTTCCGGATACCGACGTAGACGGGCTCCTTGACGTCATGATCATGCAGATCCTCGAAGCGGATACCTGGCAGATTGTGACCGTGAATAATGATTTTTAGATATTCACTCATTCTCTCAATTTAGGTCATTCGCAAGTGTCGGCAGGGTAGGGACAAGCTGAGTGATATGAATTGCTACGGGTTCCCTCACTTTTGTGATTCCTTGGGGGGAGGAGTCGGTTGCAACAATGTTGGAAAATTCCAAGCGTAATGGTGTCCGTATACCATTATCGGACGGGCATCCTTGACCCAGTCGCCGTACGCCTCGTTGCCATATATGGCAAACATCGCCTCATAAAGATTGCCGGGGTACTTTCCTGGATCGGGGGGGATGGATTGGGGACCCTCTGTGTAGTGAGGCCAATCTTCGGGTTTGCGGCAGTACTGTATTAAATAATCAAGTGCATCTTCTATTCCGGCACCATCTTCACCTTTGTAATTGAAAAGATCAACTCCGCGAGCATTTGCTGCAATCTGTGAGGTGGCTGTCATGGGCGTGAGTGCGAAATAAGTGTACCATATACCACGGCTGTCTCTTTGGGTTTCATGTGGCATTTCACCATTGGCTTCAATCGAGGCATTAATCCTCTGGCGAACACGTTCGATGTCGGCGTCCAAACCTTGTCCATCATCGAGGTAGTAATGGGCTGCAGCGCTCCCGAGCGTGCCCCAGTCGCCCCAGTTATTTTTGCTTTCAGCTATTTTTGTGCAAGCCGCCAGATAGACATTGATAAGCCAATCCTTGAACGCTTTCCGTTGTGCTTTGCTCCAGCCTTCGTAGTCTCTTATTAACTCGGCGGCAAAGACCAGACTAACGCCAGCATCGGCCATCGCCAGCTCTCCGTCATAGTTGCTTGTTTTTTTGTTAGTGGTCGCCCAGGCATCAATCACCTCGACCGCTTTATTCGCGTATGCGTCTCTCTCTTCACCCGTCGTCAGCTGATACGCCACTGCATTGGAGTAGGCGAGCCATCCATCATTGCTCAGCCGTCCCATTGCTTCAATATGTCCCTCTTTATCGATATAACGGCCAGGTACGCTAAAGTCTTCGACCGGCTCTGGTGATTTTTCAAGGCCTTGCTCGACCTCCTCAATGAGCAACTCGTAAGCAGCCGCCCAAGGCTGGGAGCCTTCAGCTATCTCTGCCCGAGAAGTCTCTATCTGGCTTCGTGAATGAAGACCGCCAGGGTGCTCGAAAGGCTGGGCTGTGGCAATGTGGTTCGACATCAGTAGGATTACGATTGTTTCAAGGGTTCTCTTTTTTAACAGGTGCATTTTTCCACTTCTTCATAATGTTAAGCATAGTGGATAACTACTCGGCGACACTTTTTATCGCTACTTGTTCGTCCTTGTTATGTATTGCATAGACTGTCGTTAAAATATCCCGGTTTCTTGGATTTCGGTATTCTTTCTGGAGAGTCATGCCCGCTTTCTCCGCCGTCCTTTTGGATTGATGGTGATTCTTCGGCATGTAGCTGCAGAGTTTCTTCAGTCCTAGTTTTTTGAAACCATACTCTACCATCGCGCGCGCTGCCTCTGGCGCCAGGCCCCGGCCCCAATGTTCTTTGCGGATTCTGTATCCCACCTCGAACTCCTCCTCTCCATCGATGCTCTGGATTGTTATTCCGCAGTCCCCGACATATTCGCCGGAGTGCTTATCTGTCACCGCGAACAGACCATAGCCTGAGGCTTCGAATGTCCGGATGTTCTTTGCAATGATTTCGGCGACCTCTTCCCTGGTGTATGCTCTCGGGTAAAAGGACATCGTGTCAGGATCACCCAGGATGCTGAATTCATCGTCGAGATCCTCCTCGCGAAATGGACGCAGAATCAGTCTTTCGGTTTCAATTTCCATGATCTGGACGAATGTCGAAGTCAGGTGCGCTGTTAAGCGTTACTTGGCTTCGTGCTCTTCGTGGCTTTTGTATTCTGTGAGGCAACGGATTTATTTTCTAGCAGAGACGCAAAGGTGCAAAAAGTTTAAGGTAATTCAAGCTTGGGGTCTTGGCGTCTTGAGCGAAGCGGGCGTGAGATTATTATTTTTCTTATCTAATGATTAGAGTGTGGCTCCCTGCGAAGTGCAGTAGGTTTTTTGCCAAATGACTTGTTTTACCGAGTCGCATACCATCGAAGTGGCTTTGAGTCTGAATCGCGGACAATTAGTTTCTTTGCTTCGAGGTCCAGTTGAACCGTTTTTTGCCACCATCCAATCTTTTCACCATTTGGCCATAATGCTTGCGGAGCCAGTGGCTTCATTTTTTCGACCATCTCTTTTGCGGTTAGCCCTGGTGCCGTAGTCGGAGTGATTGATAAAATCAGTTTTCTCATGGCATCGTATTTAACGCTATCGACCCGGGAGGTTCTTCCCGGAGTGTTTATGTTTTCTATTTCCGTTTTAGCTGGCTTGCTCATAAGGTTTTGTAGAAGGCCTAAAGTGCTGCGTAACGTTAGCCGCAGCCAGCACTGCCTTGTTCGGCTCGTCCTTAAAATTCAATGTTTCCTTTTTCGTCGAATATCGCATTGGGTGCCCAGGCGACTTCCCAATAATAACCGTCTGGATCAGAGAAGTAGCCGCTATGCCCGCCCCAGAATACATCTTGTGCTTGCTTCACAATTATGCCTCCAGACTTTTCTGCCAGGCTTAGCACTTCTGAAACCTTTTCTTTGCTTTGAACGTTGTGAGCTATAGTGATTCCGCAAAAGCCTGAAGTCTGAGGCTGAATCTCCGGTCCGATGTCCTCCGCTAATTTATCCAGCGGGTAGAGCGCCAGAGCGGTTCCGTTCAGGCCGAAGAAGGCGATATCGTCTCCTTCTTTAGCTTTGCTTTCAAAGCCAAGGCCATCGCGATAAAACCGTATTGACCGGCTCAAGTCTCGGACGCCAAGAGTTATAATATTGATTCTGGATTCCATCGTTTTTCGTTGAGTGTAAAGAGCAGCCTGAGTGCTGGCTATTTCGACTGGTTCGATCTGTTTAAGCCAATGAGCGCAATGATGCTTAGAGACAGTAGGAGGGTATAGTTGTTTGATTCTGGAATCGGTGTCGTCGAGAATAGAATGTTATCTAAGACTACCGCTGAACCGCTCCATTCTGGTCCACTTTCCATTATTTTCAGTTCTCCTGTTGAGCCTTGATATGGAGTTAGGTCTCCGATCCTGAGATCGGCAGATCCTTCTGACATCAAAATTTCATTCCCATCAAAGAACACTTGAAACTCTCCTTGTGCCAGGAGGCTTAGGCTTCGGGTTCCGACTGGAATCGTTCCTTCCTGGGCGATAAAGGCATGTCCGTAGACGATTGGATCGGCAAAGAGATCAAAGTCTCCGCTGCGAAATGTTATCGAGTAATTTCCTTCTAGCGGAGCATCGGTAAAGTGCTGTGGGTTCGCAGTGTCTAACAAGCTGTATGCTTGAGTGGTTCCGAGGTGTGATGAACCATAGTAAACTACAGAGGTGTCGTTTCCTTTGCTATGATTCCATCCGGGCACAGCGAGAGACCAATCGAGAAAACCAAATGTTGGGTCGTTCGATACGACTGCAGCACTCTCGAAGTCCAGATTAGTGAATGCACTTGCTGTGCTTGCTAGTGCTATAGAAGCGAGTACGATTTCTTTTTTCATTTTTTGAGGCGAACTCCGTGCCGAGGCGCGAGGGTTTAGGATTTAGCAAACTTGTTTGCGTAGTGACAATCCCGAAGTAGCCTCAAGCAACTTGTTGGGAGGCGCTTCGCGCCGAACCGAGCCCGTCCTAACGTAAAAGTGTGGCGCAGCTTTAGCTGTTGCCACCACTGCCTTCTTCACTTTCTCGGTCTTGACGCACTATGTTTAAAATTTCTTCTGCACTCATTACATTTACAGTACAGGATTCATATTCTCCTTTATAATCAAAATGAACACGTGTGATAATGCCACAGAAATGGCCATCAATAGTTGCTACCGGACCGCCACTCATTCCAGATCTGGCAATCATGTTCGTCTTGAGTAAGTTTCGCCCATTCTCTCTTCTCTGAATAGAAATGAGCTTCCCTACGGCAAAATAATCTCCATTGCCCACACGATCTTCAAAACTCTGTCCGCTCCTTGTCCATGTAAGGCCACCAGCTGAGCTGCTAATAAGTAATGCTCCGTCGTCGGGTGCATCGACAATATCCTTGAAAAAGTCAGTTCTTGAGCGATCAAATTTCACAATAGAGAGATCATTCTTCGGATCAAACCAAACGATCCTTCCTTCCAAATACGTATACTTATTGTCGAACTGCTTTTGCTCTTCTTGGTTAAGAATCAAATAACCCTTCTCTCTGATTGCAGCCTGAACTAACTTTGTGTATCGAGGGTCTTCTTCGTATACTTCTATGTAAAAAGGCGATTCATCCACAACATGGTACGCCGTAAGGTAATACCCGTCCGAAGAAATAGCAGCGACTCGACCAATAGGATTTTGATTACTATTAGATATTTCTTTTTCCCCATCGCGAGGGGCATAAACCACATCTACCTTGGAATTTAGTATTTTGACTAATGCTTTCCTTTGGTCGGGATCAGGTATGAGTTCTTCGGCCTGGGACTTTTGAAGCTCTCTAATCTTGGCGTTTTCCGATAGATACAATTTGTGTGAATCCCTATCAGTGCTACATCCGGCAAAGAGTAACAAGCCAAGCAAATACACTATCAAGACTAACCTCATATTCTAGCGAACTCCGCGCTGAGGTATTGGAATGTAGCAAACTTGTTTGCGAAGTGACAATCCCGAAGTCGCCTCAAGCAACTTGTTGGGAGACGCTCCTTTAGCCGTTGACTCATTCGCTTGCTTTCTTTTTCAAGGCTTCTTTTTCCAAGTTGGAAAGGTCATCCCAATGAATGTCGCGTAGTGCTGCTTCAAATGAATACAGGTAGTAGCAGACTGAAAGCGTCTTGTCTGGATAGTTATCCTTGATCCTTCGGTGAGCTTCGACGGCGCCCATGCTTCTTAAATCTTCTTCAGTATCGACGCCAATTTCATGAAGGCGGCTTGCGATCAATGTCCCAATGTTTCTCAACTCAGAAACCCTCCGTGGCCGATTCATTGATTTTCCCTTTGTATTCATGGTTTGGGTTATCGTGAACGATAAGCTGAGGCAAAGAAGTAGGCGCAGCCAAGGTGTTGGTTATCGACCGGTTAGCTATTTATCAATAGGCCCATTTCCACAATTGGGTTCCCACTGTTGAAACAAAATAACCATATTGTTTTCGTCTCTTACTCCAAATTCCCAAGCACCCCAAGGTCTAAGGTTTGGACCATCTTTAAATCTCGGATGAATATGCTTTCCCTCTGTATCCCTGGCCATCATCTCTTCCCAAATACTTTTTATGTCATTTGTTTCTATTCTTACGATAGGGGCCGTCATTTCAAAACCATCCACATCGATTCCAACCCCATCGTTTTGTTCTAGATGAATTCTTATCGAATCCCTCTCCACGACAGCTAGAGTCGATTCCTCGTGAACAACTTTAAAGTTCAGCAAACCAGTAAAGAATTGTTTTGGAGCATCGAGTTTAGAGAATGGAATCGTGAAAACCGCTCTTATTAATGCATTTTCTCTCATAATTCTATTTTTCAAATTTTTGCTAACATTGATTCCATCGTTTGGTTCTGCCTGTTAGTTTCCT
The Rubellicoccus peritrichatus DNA segment above includes these coding regions:
- the dinB gene encoding DNA polymerase IV codes for the protein MRKIIHIDMDCFYAAIEIRERPELADKPVAVGGQSRRGVLTTCNYVAREFGVRSAMPVFKALQLCPRLVCLPIRFDLYRRESARIREIFSRYSKLVEPLSLDEAYLDLSDSPEPASELAKRIRADIKRETGLTASAGISSNKLVAKIASDWNKPDGQKVVRPERIEAFMRDLPVRRLWGVGPKASARFAAIGIKTCGDLQKLEVDEIRRHFGNFGLELYQLCRGIDDRPVSPDRQRKSMSNEHTFSENITSPEACEWPLKRQVEELLEDLASKQSNRVIHKAFIKLKFDDFSKTTMETICERPTYEVYRTLLESAWKRGTGKVRLIGAGVRFRDEVAWEQMELDWED
- a CDS encoding SGNH/GDSL hydrolase family protein; protein product: MSIVTEGVEFFNTTVLEDRKESAGRLLPRVPSVVRHAMSPHGRLVGMTSVGAEIRFVSEAPTFNLYLSTTGPHAQVTVYRGEYEHSNHPIEAGKVQVIELGTPPNLAMVAKERLDGAYDSSVWRIFVDRGVIYFHGLDTFGCPTRPPEASELPKVKWLAYGSSITNAWGRGYPHQAARELGVQVMNKGFSGSCHIEPQLVDYLASLDWDFATCELGVNMRGSFEPNEFKKRATYLLDKFRSARPGKPVGLITVYPNANHFLVDKEDDIEASRQAAFSDTLRALAAERAGDGVFLIEGDSIMDRFACLGTDLLHPSDYGHIRMGMNLAGILREKLSTFSK
- a CDS encoding DUF5990 family protein gives rise to the protein MSEYLKIIIHGHNLPGIRFEDLHDHDVKEPVYVGIRKNKKTIEPHPADLKEVQFEAEVKVGKSKDGSPNFLGPYVEGKVGERFLCLSWFIGADTLNAQRFRGTKIMLDHLTWDTIAFAMKNDEPIIVEIDLTASDGGPLCARARETHVKWLLK
- a CDS encoding alginate lyase family protein is translated as MSNHIATAQPFEHPGGLHSRSQIETSRAEIAEGSQPWAAAYELLIEEVEQGLEKSPEPVEDFSVPGRYIDKEGHIEAMGRLSNDGWLAYSNAVAYQLTTGEERDAYANKAVEVIDAWATTNKKTSNYDGELAMADAGVSLVFAAELIRDYEGWSKAQRKAFKDWLINVYLAACTKIAESKNNWGDWGTLGSAAAHYYLDDGQGLDADIERVRQRINASIEANGEMPHETQRDSRGIWYTYFALTPMTATSQIAANARGVDLFNYKGEDGAGIEDALDYLIQYCRKPEDWPHYTEGPQSIPPDPGKYPGNLYEAMFAIYGNEAYGDWVKDARPIMVYGHHYAWNFPTLLQPTPPPKESQK
- a CDS encoding GNAT family N-acetyltransferase, whose protein sequence is MEIETERLILRPFREEDLDDEFSILGDPDTMSFYPRAYTREEVAEIIAKNIRTFEASGYGLFAVTDKHSGEYVGDCGITIQSIDGEEEFEVGYRIRKEHWGRGLAPEAARAMVEYGFKKLGLKKLCSYMPKNHHQSKRTAEKAGMTLQKEYRNPRNRDILTTVYAIHNKDEQVAIKSVAE
- a CDS encoding DUF6958 family protein, which codes for MSKPAKTEIENINTPGRTSRVDSVKYDAMRKLILSITPTTAPGLTAKEMVEKMKPLAPQALWPNGEKIGWWQKTVQLDLEAKKLIVRDSDSKPLRWYATR
- a CDS encoding VOC family protein — translated: MESRINIITLGVRDLSRSIRFYRDGLGFESKAKEGDDIAFFGLNGTALALYPLDKLAEDIGPEIQPQTSGFCGITIAHNVQSKEKVSEVLSLAEKSGGIIVKQAQDVFWGGHSGYFSDPDGYYWEVAWAPNAIFDEKGNIEF
- a CDS encoding serine protease, translated to MYLSENAKIRELQKSQAEELIPDPDQRKALVKILNSKVDVVYAPRDGEKEISNSNQNPIGRVAAISSDGYYLTAYHVVDESPFYIEVYEEDPRYTKLVQAAIREKGYLILNQEEQKQFDNKYTYLEGRIVWFDPKNDLSIVKFDRSRTDFFKDIVDAPDDGALLISSSAGGLTWTRSGQSFEDRVGNGDYFAVGKLISIQRRENGRNLLKTNMIARSGMSGGPVATIDGHFCGIITRVHFDYKGEYESCTVNVMSAEEILNIVRQDRESEEGSGGNS
- a CDS encoding TfoX/Sxy family protein; protein product: MNRPRRVSELRNIGTLIASRLHEIGVDTEEDLRSMGAVEAHRRIKDNYPDKTLSVCYYLYSFEAALRDIHWDDLSNLEKEALKKKASE